In Candidatus Rokuibacteriota bacterium, the genomic stretch AGACTGTTCAGGATCGTCTGTCGCCCGTGGAGTGCTCCCCAAAGTTCTGCTCACTTCCGGGACTCTCTCGACCAGGGGAGGTTCCTGAGAAGAGCCCCCGGCAGGGCCGGCCCTACACTTCGAACTGGGTCCCTGGTACCTGGCCCAACTTGGCCTCGGGTTGTTCGCAACCGACCGGTTACGAACGGCACGAGGCCCCCTCAGTTCCGCCTGGATCCCACGCGCGGAGAGCGAAGATGACATAAACGAACATGGGCCAGTGGCCCACCCTGCCACATGAAAATCGGGGACTTACACGCCGATTTTCTGAGCAAAGCCCGTTCTCAGTCATGGCCCGCCGTTTAGAGTAAACGAATGGCACAGCTTGCCACGAACCGGAGCGATCAACGATGAGGGCGGAAACCCACTCTCAGCTTGCCAACTTCATCTGGAGCATCTGCAACCTGCTCCGGGGCCCCTACAAGCGGAACGAGTATCGCAAGGTCATCCTCCCGCTGACGGTGCTCCGCCGGTTCGACTGCCTGCTCGCGCCCACCAAGGCGCTGGATCGATAATGTGTTCGTCGAGCGGCTGTGGCGGAGCGTGAAGTACGAGAGCATCTACCTCCACGCCTACGAGACTCCCCGGGAGGTGAACGTCGCGCGTGCGCGCTCCTTCGATTTCTACAATGCACACCGGCCGCATCAGAGCCTCGCATCTCGAACACCGGACGAGATGTACTTCGGAACGCAAGAGCTGAAAGAGGCAGCGTAGGATGACACACGGGTGTCCCACCGCGTCGTGCGTTGCGTGCGTGAAAAGGGCCGCACGCACGCCGCCGTGGAACACCGTGCATCGCAGTTCAACATCTAACGACAGCTCTTTTTCTGCCTAAACCGATGAGGCCACTACTGTCCGGCGAGTGCGCGGTTCTCCAGCCGACTCAAGAGCCGCACCACGGGCCACAGCATCAGGAAGTAGATGATCGCCGCCACCACGATGGGCGTCGGGTTGTAGGTGATGCTCTGCGCCTGACGCGCCTGGTAGAGGAGTTCGGGCACGGCCACCACGCTGCCGAGCGAGGTGAGCTTCACCACCTCGAGCGTGTTGGAGAGCAGGTCGGGCAGCACGTTGCGCACCGCCTGGGGCAGCACGACGTAGGCCATGGCCTGCAGGCGGGAGAGGCCGGTGGAGCGCGCGGCCTCGACCTGGCCGGCCGGCACGGAATCGATTCCCGCCCTCAGGATCTCGCCGTAGTAGGCGCCGGTGTTGAGGAAGAAGGCGATTGCCACACAGGCGAAGCCGCCCAGCTCCAGCCCGGCGAACGGCAGTCCGGCGAACAGCAGGATCAGCAGCACCAAGGGCGGAAAGGCGCGGAAGAAATCGACCCAGGCCATCAGCGGCCAGCGCACCGCGGGATTCTTCACACTCGCCAGCAGCGCCAGGATCAGCCCGCCGAACAGGCCGAGCGGCACCACGAGCAGCGACAGCAACACGGTGTTCCGGAGGCCCGCCAGCACGATCGGCCAGGAAGCGGCGATGATCTCCAGGTTGAAGAAGGTCTGGATCATCGCGTCTGACTCATCGCTTCCAGGCGAACTTGGTCTCGACCCAGCGGGCCGCCACCACGACGGGGAGGAACAGCACGATGTAGGCCGCGGCGCCCATCATCAGCGGCGAGGGATTGTAGGAGTTGGACATCGCCGAGCTCGCTTGCCCCAGGATCTCGGTGACGGCGACGACGGTGCCGAGCGAGGTGCCCTTGGTGATGGCGATGGTGCGGTTGGTGAGCGGCGGGATGGTCAGCCGGAAGGCCTGCGGCAGCACGACGTTCATCAGGGTCTGGCCGAACGACAAGCCGGTCGAGCGCGCGGCCTCCCACTGGCCCTTGGCCACCGAGGTGATGCCGGCCCAGAAGATCTCCTCGGAGAAGGCCATCAGCACGAAGGCGAGCGACAGCCAGGTCGAGACGAAGCCCGAGGGCGAGAGGTCGACGCTTGGCAGGCCGAAATAGATCAGCACGATGACGACCAGCGGCGGCAGCGAGCGGAACAGGTCGACGATGAAGATGATCAGCCAGTTGAGCGGCCGGATGGCGAGGCTTCTGAGCAGCGCCAGTGCCAGGCCGGCGGCAATACCCGTGACGACGATGAGGAGGGCAAGCTCGATCGTGACCACCACGCCGGACAGGATGTCCGGCAGGTACTTGAGCATGACCTTGGCGTTGAAGAACGTATCGGTGAAGCGGTCCCAGTTCGACATTGGATTGGTTTCGGGGGATTGGTTCCCGGGGGCAGCAGCCTCTTAATGCCGCTGGATCTGGCCGATGAAGGTGCGCGTGCGCTCGTGGGCCGGGTTCTCGAAGATCGCGGCTGGCGGCCCCTGCTCCACGATGGCGCCCTCGTCCATGAACACGACCCGGTCGGCGGCGTTGCGGGCAAAGCCCATCTCGTGGCTGACCACGATCATGGTCATGCCGCTTTCGCGCAAGGAGCGCATGACCTCGAGCACCGAGCCCACCAGCTCCGGATCGAGCGCGCTGGTCGGCTCGTCGAACAGCATGACCCGGGGCTCGAGCGCGATTGAGCGCGCGATGGCAACCCGCTGCTGCTGGCCGCCCGAGAGCTGGCCCGGCGTGTGGCCGGCGCGGTCGGCGAGCCCGACCCGCTCCAGTGCGGCCTGGCCCAGCGCCTCGGCCCCGGCGCGCGACTTGCCCGCGACCTTGCGGAGCGCGAGCGTCACGTTGCCGAGCGCCGTCATGTGCGGATAGAGGTTGAAGGACTGGAACACCATGCCGATGCGCTGGCGGGCATGGTTGATGTCGGTCCGCGGGTCGAGCATGTCGATGCCGTCCACCACGACGCTGCCGGAGGACGGCTCCTCCAGCCGGTTGAGGCAGCGCAGCAGGGTCGACTTGCCCGAGCCCGACGGCCCGATGACGAACACCAGCTCGCGTTCGGCCACCCGGAGATCGACGCCCTTCAGAACGTGAAGGGCGCCGAAATGCTTGTGGATGCCGCGCGCGTCGACGATCGGTTTGTTCATTCGCTCAGGTCAGTTGCACTTGAGCCCGTGCGGCGTCGGGTCGTAGCCCGGCATGCCCGGCACGCCGTAGCCCGGCGTGATCACCACCTCGAGGCCGTCCGGCGGCGGCTTGCGGCCGAACCACTTCTCGGACAGCCTGGCGATCGTGCCGTCCTTTTTCATGCAGTCGAGCGCATCCTGGAGCTCGGCGCGGAGCTTCGGGTTGTTCTTGGGCACCGGCGCCGCCCAGTGGGCGCGCGTCTCCTTGAGCTCGAGGTCGGCCACGAACTGCGGGTTCTTCGACGCGGCGTAGACGATGGTGGTGTTGCCGCCGAGGGTCGCATAGGCGCGGCCCGAGAGGACCGCCTGCGTGGCGTCCGGCTGGGTGTCATAGGCCTGCACCGTGAAGCCGAGCTCGGCGCCCTTGGCCTTGGACAGCGTCTCGTAGGGCGTGCCCTTGTTGACGGCCACCGACTTGCCCTTGAGATCGGCCCAGTCCTTGATCGGCGCCGAGCCCTTCTTGATGCCGAACTGGTACGCGGTCCACAGGTACCCCGCGGTGAACAGCATGTTCTCCGCCCGCTCCTTCGTCACCGTCGTCGGCGCGGCGATGAAGTCGTAGCGGCCGGACTGCATGCCCGGAATCAGGGTCGAGAAGCTCACCGCGTCGATCGTGATCTCGCGCTTCATGCGGCGCGCGACCTCGGTGAAGAGGTCGATCTGGAAGCCCTCGACGCCGCCGCCCAGCTTGGGCATGGCGTGCGGGGCGAACGTGCCGTCGACGCCGGTCTTGAGCGGTGGAAGTTTGTCTTGGGCGAATACGGGGGCGAATACGGGGGTGGCGACGGCCAGGAGCGACACCAGCAGGCACGCGAGTCGTCTGATCACGAAGAGCCTCCTTGGATGCGGAAAGGGTTTCAGAGCGCGGGGACCAGGAGCGCGCCGAGGTCGCGCACGTCCTTGAGAGTCTCGATCTCATGGACCGCCTCCACCACCCGGCGGGCCTGGGCGTCGCCGAGCACGGGTGCCGTCAGCGCGGCGAACTTCGCCACGACCTCCGACTCCGGGACCGGGTCCACCGCATCGCCACGGACCACGGTGGTCGAGGCCGTGAGCGCCCGCCCGTCGCGGAGCGTGATGCGCACGTGGGCGGTGGGATGGTCGGTGCGCCCCGGCGACATCTCGGCATCGGCCGTGACCTCGACCCGCCGGGCGAGCGCGCGGATCCGGGCGTCGTCGAGGGCGGCGGGCTCGAAGGCGGCGAGGTCCGCCCGGCCGAGGACCAGCGCCGCCGCCACCGCCCACGGAATCGAGAACTTCGCCGCGAGCCGGCTCGCCGGCGCGGGATCGGCCATGCGGAGGCCGAACGGGATCGTGGTCACCTGGACCTTCGCCACCTCGTCCCAGGCGAGCCGATGGTCGCGCGCGAGCGCCATCACCGCGTCGAGGGCGAAGTGGTTGTAGCGGCAGCAGGCGTGGAGCTTGAAATAATTCTGCTCGATGCGGTGTCGCCCGCCGAGCCCCTCGACCACGAGGGCGCCGTCAAAGCGCTCGGCCAGGATCGTGCCGTACACGTCGGAGGGCGCGTCGGAGAGCCCGGTGAAGCCGGCGCGCTGCAGGTCGACAGCCAGGATGCCCTGGAAGGCGGAGCGCCCGGGGTAGAGGTTGCGGATTGTCGCCCCTTCGAGCGCGGGCGTCCACGTGTTCGCGGGGCTCATCGACGCCGCGAGGTTCATCACCTCCCGCACCGTCGTCGCCGGAGCGCCCTCGAGCTTGGCGACGGCAGCCGCCGTGCTGATCGTCCCCCACGTGCCGTGCGAGTGCACGTTGGGCCGGACGGTGGTAGCGCCGCCGAGGCGCGAGCCGACCTCGTAGCCCGCGATCAGCGCCTCGAGCAGCCGGCCCCCGCCGAGCCGCCGCTCTTCCGCCATGGCAAGAACGCCCGGCACCACATGGATGGCGGGATGACCGCCGCCCAGGCGGTTCCCTTCGTCCACCTCGAGCGCAACCCCCGCCGTCGCGTTGGTCAGCGCCGCCCAGTAGGCGTCGGCCTTCTCGCCGTGGCCGAGCAGCGTGGACTCGCCGTGCGGCGCGCGCGCGGCGGCGAGTCCGGCGAGACGTCGGTTCTCGTCGAGCGCGCTCCCTGCCACGATGGCGCCTAGCGTGTCGAGCAGCACGTGCTTCCCGGCGGCGATCGCGCTCGCCGGCAGCGCCGGGAGCCGCGTCGCCTCCACGAAGCGAGCGAGGCGGCTTAGGTAGTCCATCAGCGGACCCTTCCAGCGATGGGCGCCTGCGGCCCGCCCCGCGACAGGTAGCATCCGAAGCCCGGCTTCTGCTCGATGGCGCCGTCGGGGCCGAGCACCGTCTGGCCCCGCACGAGCGTCATCCACGGCCTGCCGCGCGCCGGCCAGCCCTCGTAAGGCGTGAAACCCGCGATCCCGAGATGCTGCGTGCGCTCGATCGTCCACGCCGGCTCGGGGTCCCAGATCGTGAGGTCCGCGTCCGCGCCCACACGGATCACGCCCTTGCGTGGATAGAGGCCGAAGATGCGGGCCGGGTTCTCGGACAGGACGCGCGCCATCCAGGTCATCGGGAGATGACGCTTGGCCACGCCCTCGCTGTAGACGAGCGCCACCAGCGTTTCGAGCGACGGCGCGCCGAAAGGAATCGGCTTCCCCTTCGCGTCAACGAAGATGTTCTTCCATCCAGGCTCCTTGGCGGCCGGTACGCGAGGGGAGTGATCGCTGGCGACCGTCGAGACGAAGCCCCGCTCCAAGCCCGCCCAGAGCGCGGCGCCGTCGGGACCGCCGGAGGGCCTGAGCGGCGGACCGATCTTCGCGAAGGGCCCCAAGCGCTCCATCTCCGTGTCCGTGAGGAGGAGATATTGCGGGCAGGTCTCCGCCCACACCCGCTGCCCCTCGCCCTGGGCCCGCACGATGCGCTCGAGCCCGACCTTGGTCGACAGGTGGACGACATAGACGGGGCAATCGGTCAACCGCCCGATGAGGATCGCGCGGTTGATCGCCTCCTCCTCCGTCCAGTCCGGGCACGTCGCGGGAAAGTCCGTCGGGGCCGTGCGGCCCTCGGCGATCGCCTTGTCCTCCAGGTAGCAGAGGATGTCGCCGTTCTCGCAGTGGAGCTGGCAGAGGCCGCCGAGAGGGCTCAGGCGCTCCATCGTTTTCGCGATGAACTCGTCGGAGACCATGCGCTTGCCGCGCTTCTTGTACGTCATGAACAGCTTGAACGATGTCACCCCGAGCCGCACGGCTTCGGGGATGCCGTCCAGGATCGCCGGCTCGTGGTTCAGGATGAAGTGGAAGCCGAAGTCGAGCACGGAGAGGGCCTGCGCCTCCTCGCGCAGCCGGACCAGCGCCCTCGGCAGCGTCTCACCCTCGTCGCACACGACGAAGGGCACGAGCGTCGTAAGCCCCGTGCGGGCGGCGGCGAGCGGCGCCGTCTTCCAGTCGTCGTACTCCGGCCCGATGTGGAGGTGGCAGTCGATGAGCCCGGGCAGGACGTACTTGCCGGAGGCGTCGATGACCCGATCGGCGGGCGGCAGGAGCGTCTCGGAACCGAGAGCGACGATCCGGTCTCCCTTGATCGCCACCGCCGTCTCCACGACGTCGGAGGCGGTGACGACCTGCCCGCCACGGACGATCAGGTCCACGCCGGCCGTCATCGATGCGGCTCCTTCTCGGTTACGGGCGTGAGCACGGCCGCGTAGTGCTGGGGCTGCCGCCGGCCGAGGAAGTTCCACCGCTTGCGGACGGGCGCCATCTGGTCGAGGTCCAGGCGGGCGATCACGAGCTCGTCGCCGGTCGTCGTCGCCTTGGCCATCACCTGGCCGAGCGGGTTCACGATGCAGCTGCCGCCGATCAGCTCGACGCCGTCCTCCACGCCGGCCTTGGCGATGCCCACCACGAAGCACGCGTTCGCGTAAGCGCCGGAGCGCAGGCAGAGCTCGTTGAGGTCGAGCGCCAGCGCCGAGAGCGGGGTGTTGTAGCCGATCAGGATGACCTCGGCGCCCTGGAGGGCCAGGCACCGGTAACTCTCGGGATAGCGCCGGTCCTGGCAGATCGCGATACCGACCTTCGCGCCGCACGCCTCGAAGACCTTGTAGCCGGTGTCGCCGTGCTCGAAGTAGTAGGGCTCGTACACCTGCGCGAAACCGTCCGCCGCCTTCGTGCCGGGCAGGTGGATCTTCCGGAACGTGCCGCGGAGCCGGCCATCGCGGTCGGTGAGGAGGGCGGTGTTGAAGTACTTCCCGTCCGCCTTCTCGCAGAAGCCCACGTGGACCGCCACGCGGGCCTCGGCCGCGCGCCGGAGCAGGGGCTCGAGGACCTTGGGAGGAACCTCCGTCTCGAAGAACTGGTCGAAGTCTTTCCGGATGCGCTTCGGGAAGTAGGTGGTCAGCGCCATCTCCGGATACGCGATCAACTCGACGCCTTGGTGAACGGCATCGGCAAGCAGGGCGAGCATGCGCTCGACGATCTCGTCGCGGCTCGCGCCCTCCTGGTTCGGGCCCATCTGGGCTGCGGCGATCTTCAGATAGCGGGCCATAATCAGCTCTCCTCTCACGTCGGATTCCGGAACGCCGCCTCACGCTGATATCGCATTCGGCGTCCCCCGGCAAGCCCGGGCCCTCTCACGGCGCGCACGCGCGGATCGCCTCCATCACGCGAGCTTCGCGTCCCCTCCCCCGCCTCGCGGGCTGATGATCGGCAGGCGGAGCCGCCCATAGGAAACATTAGCGTCAGTTCGCATCACGCGGCCCGTGCAGCGGGCATCCGAGACCCCCTGAAACACCCCAGCGTCGTCGAGCCGCCGGCCCCGGAGCCGTCCGTCGTCAGCGCCTTTGGGACTTAGTGAGGCTGCGCGGAACCGATAGGTCGCCAGTCAGCTCGCCCCGGGTGCCCTGCATGGCTGCGGCCCGATTGTAGCGAACACGCCCGGCCAGGGTCCGGCTCTTTTGGGCCGCCGGGAGGACCTCGGGGCTCGTGTAGACCAGCAGATTGAGCCGCGCCTTAAGCGTTTCGTGGAAGCGCTCGAGCTTGCCATTGGTCTGGGGGTGATGGGGCGCGCTGCCGGATTTCCGGCACCAGGGGGGGGGTCAGCCCTCATGGCGGAAGGCCGCTTCGTAGATCACCGGCATCGTCCCGCTGGAGAGTGCCCCCGGCTGGGGCCGATTGTACTCGCGGAAGGGAACGCCGGGATCCGGTGCGAAGCCGACACAACCTAACTCGGCGGCGAGCTGAGCCTCAGTGAGGAAGCACTGCGGCTCGCCGGAGAACTGGGTGAACACGAAGGGTTCGCCGACCACGCCCTCCGTCTGCGGCGGGAAGGTGTTCCGCGAGAAGGTGAACACGAACAGTCCCGCCCCTGGCTTGGCCACACGGGCCGTCTCGCCGAGCGCCCGCCGGAACTGCACTGCGGAACGCGCGAGGTTCCAGATGCCGTGAGCGATCACGAGGTCGAAGCTGCGGTCCCTCGCGGGAATACTCTCCATCGGCGCGAGGACCAGATGAAGGCGGTCGTCGAGTCGATCCTCCCGCGTGCGCGTGGCGGCGGCGCAGAGCATGGGCCACGATAGGTCGATGCCGACGACCTCCCAGCCGAGGCGCGCGAGCGGGACGGCGTTACGCCCCGCACCGCAGCCGAGGTCGAGCGCGCGCGCGCTCCCGGAGCGCCGCAGTTCCTCTTCCGCGAACTTCATCAGGACGGCGTTCGGAGCCGACTTCGCGAATCCCGCCACGGTACCGGAAGCGCTCCACTGCGAGCCTGCGAGAGGGTCCATGCTCGAAACATAGCACGCGGGGAAAAGATCCTGAGGCATGATGGATGCACATGGCG encodes the following:
- a CDS encoding amino acid ABC transporter permease; amino-acid sequence: MIQTFFNLEIIAASWPIVLAGLRNTVLLSLLVVPLGLFGGLILALLASVKNPAVRWPLMAWVDFFRAFPPLVLLILLFAGLPFAGLELGGFACVAIAFFLNTGAYYGEILRAGIDSVPAGQVEAARSTGLSRLQAMAYVVLPQAVRNVLPDLLSNTLEVVKLTSLGSVVAVPELLYQARQAQSITYNPTPIVVAAIIYFLMLWPVVRLLSRLENRALAGQ
- a CDS encoding amino acid ABC transporter permease; this encodes MSNWDRFTDTFFNAKVMLKYLPDILSGVVVTIELALLIVVTGIAAGLALALLRSLAIRPLNWLIIFIVDLFRSLPPLVVIVLIYFGLPSVDLSPSGFVSTWLSLAFVLMAFSEEIFWAGITSVAKGQWEAARSTGLSFGQTLMNVVLPQAFRLTIPPLTNRTIAITKGTSLGTVVAVTEILGQASSAMSNSYNPSPLMMGAAAYIVLFLPVVVAARWVETKFAWKR
- a CDS encoding amino acid ABC transporter ATP-binding protein yields the protein MNKPIVDARGIHKHFGALHVLKGVDLRVAERELVFVIGPSGSGKSTLLRCLNRLEEPSSGSVVVDGIDMLDPRTDINHARQRIGMVFQSFNLYPHMTALGNVTLALRKVAGKSRAGAEALGQAALERVGLADRAGHTPGQLSGGQQQRVAIARSIALEPRVMLFDEPTSALDPELVGSVLEVMRSLRESGMTMIVVSHEMGFARNAADRVVFMDEGAIVEQGPPAAIFENPAHERTRTFIGQIQRH
- a CDS encoding transporter substrate-binding domain-containing protein, with the protein product MRRLACLLVSLLAVATPVFAPVFAQDKLPPLKTGVDGTFAPHAMPKLGGGVEGFQIDLFTEVARRMKREITIDAVSFSTLIPGMQSGRYDFIAAPTTVTKERAENMLFTAGYLWTAYQFGIKKGSAPIKDWADLKGKSVAVNKGTPYETLSKAKGAELGFTVQAYDTQPDATQAVLSGRAYATLGGNTTIVYAASKNPQFVADLELKETRAHWAAPVPKNNPKLRAELQDALDCMKKDGTIARLSEKWFGRKPPPDGLEVVITPGYGVPGMPGYDPTPHGLKCN
- a CDS encoding MmgE/PrpD family protein, which produces MDYLSRLARFVEATRLPALPASAIAAGKHVLLDTLGAIVAGSALDENRRLAGLAAARAPHGESTLLGHGEKADAYWAALTNATAGVALEVDEGNRLGGGHPAIHVVPGVLAMAEERRLGGGRLLEALIAGYEVGSRLGGATTVRPNVHSHGTWGTISTAAAVAKLEGAPATTVREVMNLAASMSPANTWTPALEGATIRNLYPGRSAFQGILAVDLQRAGFTGLSDAPSDVYGTILAERFDGALVVEGLGGRHRIEQNYFKLHACCRYNHFALDAVMALARDHRLAWDEVAKVQVTTIPFGLRMADPAPASRLAAKFSIPWAVAAALVLGRADLAAFEPAALDDARIRALARRVEVTADAEMSPGRTDHPTAHVRITLRDGRALTASTTVVRGDAVDPVPESEVVAKFAALTAPVLGDAQARRVVEAVHEIETLKDVRDLGALLVPAL
- a CDS encoding amidohydrolase family protein, whose protein sequence is MTAGVDLIVRGGQVVTASDVVETAVAIKGDRIVALGSETLLPPADRVIDASGKYVLPGLIDCHLHIGPEYDDWKTAPLAAARTGLTTLVPFVVCDEGETLPRALVRLREEAQALSVLDFGFHFILNHEPAILDGIPEAVRLGVTSFKLFMTYKKRGKRMVSDEFIAKTMERLSPLGGLCQLHCENGDILCYLEDKAIAEGRTAPTDFPATCPDWTEEEAINRAILIGRLTDCPVYVVHLSTKVGLERIVRAQGEGQRVWAETCPQYLLLTDTEMERLGPFAKIGPPLRPSGGPDGAALWAGLERGFVSTVASDHSPRVPAAKEPGWKNIFVDAKGKPIPFGAPSLETLVALVYSEGVAKRHLPMTWMARVLSENPARIFGLYPRKGVIRVGADADLTIWDPEPAWTIERTQHLGIAGFTPYEGWPARGRPWMTLVRGQTVLGPDGAIEQKPGFGCYLSRGGPQAPIAGRVR
- a CDS encoding nitrilase-related carbon-nitrogen hydrolase, yielding MARYLKIAAAQMGPNQEGASRDEIVERMLALLADAVHQGVELIAYPEMALTTYFPKRIRKDFDQFFETEVPPKVLEPLLRRAAEARVAVHVGFCEKADGKYFNTALLTDRDGRLRGTFRKIHLPGTKAADGFAQVYEPYYFEHGDTGYKVFEACGAKVGIAICQDRRYPESYRCLALQGAEVILIGYNTPLSALALDLNELCLRSGAYANACFVVGIAKAGVEDGVELIGGSCIVNPLGQVMAKATTTGDELVIARLDLDQMAPVRKRWNFLGRRQPQHYAAVLTPVTEKEPHR
- a CDS encoding class I SAM-dependent methyltransferase — its product is MDPLAGSQWSASGTVAGFAKSAPNAVLMKFAEEELRRSGSARALDLGCGAGRNAVPLARLGWEVVGIDLSWPMLCAAATRTREDRLDDRLHLVLAPMESIPARDRSFDLVIAHGIWNLARSAVQFRRALGETARVAKPGAGLFVFTFSRNTFPPQTEGVVGEPFVFTQFSGEPQCFLTEAQLAAELGCVGFAPDPGVPFREYNRPQPGALSSGTMPVIYEAAFRHEG